A single window of Oncorhynchus keta strain PuntledgeMale-10-30-2019 chromosome 34, Oket_V2, whole genome shotgun sequence DNA harbors:
- the LOC127915144 gene encoding myelin basic protein-like has translation MGQHLGKREPQPQSKLSSPEAEQTIEPAPIGEIMAEPESQDEVFGLGEADVNPNNGCPSEKASAATDSTGTEGPSSSWNEASTADADDSAAPRPHLVRLFSRDAPGREDNTFKDRPSESDELQTIQEHSGAGSECGSEDQDLD, from the exons CTTTCGTCACCAgaagcagaacagaccatagaacCAGCACCCATTGGTGAGATCATGGCAGAACCCGAATCACAAGATGAGGTCTTTG GCCTGGGTGAGGCAGATGTGAACCCGAACAATGGCTGCCCCTCTGAGAAGGCGTCGGCGGCGACTGACTCCACGGGCACTGAGGGGCCCAGCAGTTCCTGGAACGAGGCCAGCACAGCTGATGCTGACGATAGCGCCGCGCCACGCCCCCACCTGGTCCGCCTCTTCTCCCGAGATGCACCGGGCCGCGAGGACAACACCTTCAAAGACCGCCCTTCTGAATCGGATGAGCTACAGACCATCCAAGAGCACAGCGGAGCGGGATCAGAGTGCGGTTCAGAGGATCAGGATCTAGACTAA